A part of Patagioenas fasciata isolate bPatFas1 chromosome 28, bPatFas1.hap1, whole genome shotgun sequence genomic DNA contains:
- the FIGNL2 gene encoding fidgetin-like protein 2, whose translation MHWSPEHAQSLNQWPEQHLDVSSTTSSPAHKSELYPSTRQRFNYAWANDDISALTASNLLKRYAEKYSGVLDAPYERPVLSGYGDGAFGPVNGQKGDGEPWPVAHGSDGTYPLTPIHEGLPGAKGVVPPAVPPSGGAIGLGGSPVVSANLADPIYPGNSCGGATTGSGGLGSSQEYPSGYSGTYLPSGYCTQPAAALPPPHPPALHGSGLLQPPHPSPALVPGYGSSGPMYNYAAGSYPPQPGYGTIHPPHPSASYLPSGIAAPTPIPAPPPATRPPGVPGYGYQGAGLAPLSVPPLGTEAAGALKRKAFDISGGEDEGEGRYRKYSYEQPKSPYAMSDNGECRGNGFSGSAESPQVAFKPGKRPAGAGNAEEHAGKYGGQPMKSVVSPPYGSGDAPLRPAEPFEKFSPPLANGERATEPGPPFPLRLPPKAPLFGSPAVEEQPKNVDPLVLELVNTKIVERGPPVQWTDIAGQVSVKAAIEEELVWPILRPGAYTGASRAPRTVLLFGPRGTGKTLLSRCISTQLGSTLLKLSGTTLLSTWKAEAEKILQTVFFVASCRQPAVVLITEAESLLVAQDGGQVGNLKSQLLSYLDNVSTSSEQNLVIIGTTSRPGSMDEASHRRFAKRFYISLPDSIARRQILHQALLQQSSCLSEREMASLVQRTERFSGGELVQLCQQAGAAALRALPGQLQPTCYQDLERALCKVRPAAARKDLDLLLDWDKMYGTRH comes from the coding sequence ATGCACTGGTCACCAGAGCATGCCCAGTCCCTGAACCAGTGGCCAGAGCAGCACCTCGACGtctcctccaccacctcctcGCCGGCCCACAAGTCCGAGCTCTACCCCAGCACCCGCCAGCGCTTCAACTACGCCTGGGCCAACGACGACATCTCGGCGCTCACGGCCTCCAACCTGCTCAAGAGGTACGCCGAGAAGTACTCAGGGGTGCTGGACGCGCCCTACGAGCGCCCGGTGCTGAGCGGCTACGGGGATGGAGCCTTCGGGCCGGTTAACGGGCAGAAGGGGGACGGGGAGCCCTGGCCGGTGGCGCACGGCTCTGATGGCACctaccccctgacccccatccaCGAGGGGCTCCCCGGCGCCAAGGGGGTGGTGCCGCCCGCCGTGCCCCCCAGCGGCGGGGCCATCGGGCTCGGGGGCTCCCCCGTGGTGTCCGCCAACCTCGCCGACCCCATCTACCCCGGGAACTCCTGCGGAGGAGCCACCACCGGCTCCGGCGGGCTCGGGTCGTCTCAGGAGTACCCCTCAGGCTACAGCGGCACCTACTTGCCCTCTGGCTACTGCACCCAGCCGGCAGCAGCACTGCCCCCCCCGCACCCTCCCGCCCTCCATGGCTCGGGGCTCCTGCAGCCCCCGCACCCCTCGCCCGCCCTGGTGCCCGGCTACGGCTCCTCCGGCCCCATGTACAACTACGCGGCCGGCAGCTACCCCCCGCAGCCGGGCTACGGCACCATCCACCCCCCGCATCCCTCCGCGTCCTACCTGCCCTCCGGCATCGCGGCGCCCACCCccatcccggccccgccgcccgccaccCGCCCGCCTGGCGTCCCCGGCTACGGCTACCAGGGTGCCGGCTTGGCCCCCCTGTCCGtgccgcccctcggcactgaggCGGCGGGCGCCCTGAAGAGAAAGGCTTTCGACATCTCCGGCGGGGAGGACGAGGGGGAGGGCAGGTATAGGAAATACAGCTACGAGCAGCCAAAGTCCCCCTACGCCATGTCGGACAACGGCGAGTGCCGGGGCAACGGCTTCAGCGGCAGCGCCGAGTCCCCCCAGGTGGCCTTCAAGCCCGGGAAGCGGCCGGCGGGAGCCGGCAACGCCGAGGAGCACGCCGGCAAGTACGGCGGGCAGCCGATGAAGAGCGTGGTCTCGCCGCCTTACGGCTCCGGGGATGCGCCGCTGCGGCCAGCAGAGCCCTTCGAGAAGTTCAGCCCCCCCCTCGCCAACGGGGAGCGGGCGACTGAGCCGGGTCCCCCCTTCCCGCTGCGGCTGCCCCCCAAAGCGCCGCTCTTCGGCAGCCCGGCCGTGGAGGAGCAACCCAAGAACGTCGACCCCCTGGTCTTGGAGCTGGTGAACACCAAGATCGTGGAGCGGGGGCCGCCCGTGCAGTGGACGGACATCGCCGGGCAGGTCTCTGTGAAGGCCGCCATCGAGGAGGAGCTGGTGTGGCCCATCCTGCGTCCCGGCGCCTACACCGGGGCGAGCCGCGCGCCCCGGACCGTCCTGCTGTTCGGTCCCCGCGGCACGGGGAAGACCCTGCTGAGCCGGTGCATCTCCACCCAGCTGGGCTCCACCTTGCTGAAGCTCAGCGGGACGACCCTGCTCTCCACCTGGAAAGCCGAAGCCGAGAAGATCCTGCAGACCGTGTTCTTCGTGGCCAGCTGCCGGCAGCCCGCCGTCGTGCTCATCACCGAGGCCGAGTCCTTGCTGGTGGCCCAGGACGGCGGCCAAGTGGGCAACCTCAAGTCCCAGCTCCTCTCCTACCTGGACAACGTGTCTACCTCATCCGAGCAGAACTTGGTCATCATCGGGACCACCTCCCGGCCCGGCAGCATGGACGAAGCTTCTCACCGGCGCTTCGCCAAGCGCTTCTACATCTCCCTGCCGGACAGCATCGCCCGGCGGCAGATCCTGCACCAggccctgctccagcagagctcctgcctcagCGAGCGGGAGATGGCGTCCCTGGTGCAGCGCACCGAGCGCTTCTCGGGCGGCGAGCTGGTGCAGCTGTGCCAGCAGGCGGGGGCGGCCGCGCTGCGCGCGCTGCCGGgccagctccagcccacctgCTACCAGGACTTGGAGAGGGCGCTCTGCAAGGTGCGCCCGGCCGCCGCGCGCAAggacctggacctgctcctggACTGGGACAAGATGTACGGCACCCGGCACTGA